The window ttaaaaaatcatattaatctaataatttaagtttttttaacaaaattttaaaataaaatttatattattttctgataaatcattttagatttttatataaaaaaacacatacaaTCTCCGTAGTGGATCTGTCTGTACGAAAGTGCAAAAAGGCCTAAAGATAAGGCTGATGTTACATTTTATTCCTGCACAACTTCAACAACTATTTCAACGGTTCAGACGATATCGAAAGTTGGTCTGGCCTAGCATTGCAGTCTAATCATAGAAGATGAAAAACACTGTAACTACTGTCTCTTACACActaaaattgatcaaagaaagCAATAGTCCTTGAAAGAATACATTGTTCCCGTTAATTCTGGGATTTTAGTACCAAGTTCGCTGATTGGTCCGTCTTGGCAGAAACTTTGGACCAGTTATGTCTATGCGAATCGGAATCTTACAGCACCGTTGATCACTGGCCAGAATTTTAGTGCCACATCTATCCAAATacggtaattttttttctgagtAAGCCCCATGTCCGATTGAGCAAGAGATGCGTTAGCTTTACTAGCAAGGGCGCATAATTCTTGCAGGGATAACGGGGTTTTTGACTTGGATAGTGGCATGAGGAAATAAAGTTGACCCACTTGAAGCTCCTCATCATCTGGCACTTGGGGCAGCCGACGATCAATGTACATGGATTCTGAACTGCAGAGGAAGCTGTTGGGGTTCAGGGAGAGTACGTTGCTGGCTTTGATTGGCTCTCTGAATTCCTGTAGCCTTCCATCTATGTGAACTATTTTGGCCGGAGATGTCCAGTTTAGACCACCACCGGCAACCTTTTCCTTGTACTGAGGCGATGCGCAATTGCCCATATATCTTTTGAGAGAGGAGGAGAACGAGAGAGCAGAaagattatttttggttttttagaactGAAGAGAGTAGAATGATGAAATGGGTTGGTGTTCATGGAGGGAATAAAGAAGTGATTTATATAGGGAGAGAAAAATCACGGACAAGAATATTATATGGTCAAGATTGACtctttaatagtatttttttttaaagcacgtGCATGTAAAACctgaaattgaattcaatttaaattttttaataaaatattatattttaaattattgtgagtgttaagatttaaattttatgtacaatttaatctctaaaagtagtataaaaataaataagatatcaaCCACTCCGATTTACTATACTAAATAAGAGAAATAATTATAATGTGAGAAGTACAGCCAGTTCTCGCAATCACATAAAAAGTTAATAGGGCATGCTTATGTACCTTTAATTTCGCTGCACCGAGTCGTCCAACAATAGCCTGTCACTCTCGCCCGCAATGAGGTGACTCGGCTGAAATTATTGAGACCACAATCGCTAACGAGCGAAACCTCGAGGCCTCGAGTGGAGATGCTTGCGCTCGTCCTTTCACGTTTCAGTGCTTTTTGGGAGGGTGGGGAACCCTAGGCGTGGAGTTCTCTGTCTCAATTTATTTGCAGTCTTTCGCAAAATGTCGTCTTCCTATCACTCACTCATTGTTTTCTAGTGTTGGCAATATCATCccattgttttcttttgcttaagCTCTATCTGtgcctgtttgttttttttttaattattattataacgtTATCTGTGCCTGTTTATGCATATGATATTTATGTGCTTGTTAATGACAAACAGATCAACCATATTTAAGATCTAaggaaaattattgtttttttttttatctcacatctTAATATAGTTTgaaacttctataaaaaaaatctattggaCTTGATTACTTAGATTCGCTTGTAATGTTAAtcatggaattttattttttttactttttcacaataaaaaatatttttcaagttagcTTGCTTATTGATCAAGACTAAATTTCCAtctcaaataattttcaatatttaaagaaatttaataatttttattgaatagtgataaaccaatatatatttttttaaattaatttttagtacaagtttttatttaaaaggttCAAAAACAAAGTGATAACTTAATAATAGGTGATGAAGCTCGTGTCAATACCCAATATCCCTAGGCTTGACAAAATATCAAACCTTAATGATATGGGTCCAACTCGCTTTCAAAGCCAACGCCCTTGGATGTGGCTACAAGCCAAGTCCACGTGAGTATAGATCTAGTGAATTGCCTGATCTAACGTCCTT of the Populus nigra chromosome 7, ddPopNigr1.1, whole genome shotgun sequence genome contains:
- the LOC133699440 gene encoding uncharacterized protein LOC133699440; its protein translation is MGNCASPQYKEKVAGGGLNWTSPAKIVHIDGRLQEFREPIKASNVLSLNPNSFLCSSESMYIDRRLPQVPDDEELQVGQLYFLMPLSKSKTPLSLQELCALASKANASLAQSDMGLTQKKNYRIWIDVALKFWPVINGAVRFRFA